In Aegilops tauschii subsp. strangulata cultivar AL8/78 chromosome 3, Aet v6.0, whole genome shotgun sequence, one genomic interval encodes:
- the LOC109787430 gene encoding uncharacterized protein, with translation MQQNPAEAMEVSAPSEAEAPKDAGPWLGFWEVSRRRLTPDDPFFAAGDMERELLAKHVALDLSDDDRYQLEKMDVASVSMVCCPIAGCGAHLDCLEDFEDHYSTRHTASCSVCSRVYPTSRLLSIHISEAHDSFFQAKVARGFPMYECLVEGCGEKLKTYKSRQQHLVDKHQFPNSFEFFKRAQPSQRHRQKYHHRRQTAYKGEETRDTVMDVDGKNPRQSKSRYRPKQHDHKESKEKEHDHKESKENEHHEKEAKESDMEVEQKIDELSFAVSRLSTADSVPSSITFGHRRARGLTFVPRSIRQNKQVSQPEAN, from the exons ATGCAGCAGAATCCCGCCGAGGCCATGGAGGTGTCCGCGCCGTCGGAGGCCGAGGCGCCCAAAGATGCGGGTCCGTGGCTAGGGTTCTGGGAGGTGTCGCGGCGGCGGTTGACCCCCGACGACCCCTTCTTCGCCGCCGGTGACATGGAGCGCGAGCTACTTGCCAAACAC GTTGCCCTGGATCTCTCGGATGATGACCGGTACCAACTTGAGAAGATGGATGTGGCGAGCGTGAG CATGGTGTGTTGTCCAATTGCTGGTTGCGGTGCTCATCTAGATTGCTTGGAGGACTTTGAAGACCACTACAGCACTCGGCATACTGCTTCATGCTCTGTATGTTCAAGAGTGTACCCAACATCAAGGTTGCTGAGTATTCATATTTCTGAGGCGCATGATTCCTTCTTCCAAGCAAAAGTCGCTCGTGGTTTTCCGATG TATGAATGTTTGGTGGAGGGTTGTGGGGAGAAGTTGAAGACGTACAAAAGTCGGCAGCAGCATCTTGTTGATAAGCATCAATTTCCCAACTCATTTGAATTCTTCAAAAGGGCACAACCTTCCCAGCGGCATCGTCAGAAGTATCATCATCGAAGGCAAACTGCTTATAAGGGGGAAGAGACAAGGGATACTGTCATGGACGTTGATGGAAAGAATCCAAGGCAATCAAAATCGAGATATCGGCCGAAGCAACACGACCACAAGGAGTCGAAAGAAAAAGAACATGATCATAAGGAGTCGAAAGAAAATGAACATCACGAGAAGGAGGCCAAGGAGAGCGACATGGAGGTCGAACAGAAGATTGATGAACTCTCCTTTGCTGTATCAAGGCTGAGTACTGCAGATTCGGTGCCTTCGAGCATAACCTTTGGCCATCGTCGTGCTCGTGGTCTTACTTTTGTCCCAAGATCTATTAGGCAGAACAAGCAGGTCTCTCAGCCAGAAGCAAATTGA